Below is a window of Clavibacter michiganensis subsp. tessellarius DNA.
GGCGGGCCCGGCCGCCCGCGAGGATCACGGCGGCGACGTCCGGACCGGCGGCGGCACGCGCGTCGGCCGCTCCTGCTCCCACGGATCCTCCCGCCCTGCGCCCGGTGGCCCCGGCATCTCTCGTCGTGCGGCCGACGATACGGGCCGGCCGTTTCCGGCGCGTTGCGGCCGGGCGACCCGGCGCGTTACGCCGACCTCTCCATGGCACGCGCTGGCGGTGAGGCCGGTGGCGGGCGCGGCCGGAGCGGGGGAGCCGGGCTCAGGCGGCGCGCACGAGGCCGCCGCGAGCCGAGGCGGCGAGGAAGGGGGCCAGGTCGAGCTCGAGGATCCGCGTGCCCGCGTGGCGGAACGGACCGGCGGCCTCGGTGAACGCGACGCAGACGGGGTCGCCCGCGCGCGGCGAGCGGGGATCGGGTGCCGCGACGGACGCGGACGGGGCGGCGAGGGGAGCGACGGACACGGGCACGGGATCCTCCAGATCCACCGCCCGGGCGGGCGATGACCCCAGGTTGGCGGGAGACCCGCGCCCGCGCCTCCTCCGCGGGGACCGCGCGCCTCCTCCCCGGGTCGGGGATCGCGCGGGCCGCGTCAACCGGCGGATGCGCGCCCCCGCGCCGCCTCGAGGTCGCGCGCGTCGAGCCCGTGGCCGCCGGGTCGCACGTGCGACACGACGTCCGATCCGCGCGCCGCGGCCTCCCGCACGGTCCGCTCGACGTCGACGAGCGGGGCCATCGCGTCGGCATCGCCGTTGAGCAGCGTGATCCGGGTGCCGGCGAGGTCCGCGGCCGGCGCGCGGTCGCCCAACGGCCAGCGCGCGGAGAACGCGATCGTGGTCGGCAGCGCGGCCGGGTGCAGCAGCGTCGTCGCGAGCGCCATGTTCGCGCCGTTCGAGAAGCCGACCGCGAGGATCGGCCGGTCGCCCAGGTCGTGCGCGACGCGCGCCGCGGCGACGAGCTCCACGAGCTCGGCCGCGCGGGCGACCACGTCGTCCACGTCGAAGACGCCCTCGGCGTGCCGGCGGAACCAGCGGGCGGCGGATCCCTCGCGCACGCTCCCGCGCGGCGCGAGCACGGGCTGCCCGGGCGCCACGAGCCGCGCGAGCTCGACGCCCTGCCGCTCGTCGGCGCCCGTGCCGTGGAGGCCCAGGATCACCGGGCCGTCGACCGCGCCGGCCTGGAAGAGGTGCGGGGTGCGGTCGAGGATCGCGCTCACGCGACGGATCCGGCGTCGGTGGACGCGGGCGCAGCCGGGGCCGCCTCCTCGTCGGGCAGGCGCAGCGGCGGCACCGCGGCCTCGATGTCGGTGCGGCTCGGCTCCAGCCACGGCGGCAGGCGGAGGCTGCGGCCGAGCTCGAGCAGCGGCTCGTCGATGTCGAAGCCGGGGGTGTCCGTCGCGATCTCGAACAGCACGCCGCCGGGCTCGCGGAAGTAGATGGAGGTGAAGTACTGCCGGTCGAGGATCTGCGTCACCTGGTGCCCGCGGTCCACCAGCTCGTCGCGCCACGCCTGCTGGCGGGCGCGGTCGGGCACGCGGAACGCCACGTGGTGCACGGTGCCGCCGGCGGTCAGGCCCTGCTGCGCGGACGGCTCGGCCACGACGTCGACGATCGCGCCCGGGCCGCCCGCGCCCGCCGCGAAGCGGAACCGGCCGTCGCGCTCGTCCACGAGCCGGAGCCCGAGGTCGTCGGTGAGGACGGATGCGGTGCCGGCCGGATCCCGCACGGTGAGCACCGAGGAGTGCTGGCCGCGGATCGCGTGCTCGGCGGGGACGTCGGCCGAGTCCCACGGGTCGCGCGGGTCGACGACGGAGGACGCGACGAGGTCGATCTGCAGCCCGTCGGGGTCCCGGAGGGAGAGGCGCTCTTCGGCGGATCCGGTGTTCGTCACGGACGCGGCGACGCCGAGCCCGCGCAGGTGCTCGGTCCACCACCCGAGGCTGCCGGCCGGCACGGAGAACGCGGTCGTCGTGGACTGGCCCGCGCCGACGCGGCCCGCGGGCACGCCCTGCCACGGGAAGAACGTGAGGAGGGATCCGGGCCGGCCCTCGGTGTCGCCGTAGTAGAGGTGGTAGCTGCCGGGGCTGTCGAAGTTCACGGTGCGCTTCACGAGCCGGAGGCCCATGGCGCGCACGTAGAAGTCGACGTTCCGCTGCGGGTCGCCTCCGATGGCGGTCACGTGGTGCAGTCCCTGGGTGCTGGCGGTCATGAGGCGCTCCTTCCGCGCGGCCCGGTCGGGCCATGTCCATGCAAACGCATGAGATGGCGGATCATTCCCGTTCGGCGGACGCGGCGTCAGCCCTCGTGCTCGCGCGCCAGCTCGCTACGGATCGTCGCCTCGTAGGCCGTGCGGTCGAACGCGAACTCCAGCACGCGGTCCGCGCCCATCGAGGCCCACGGCTCCACCACGCGCTGCGTCTCCGTCTCCGACTTCTGCTCCTCGGCGCGCCGGCGGCCGAGGCCGAGGAGACGCCGCGTCCGTCTGGGGGGCCGAGGCGTGCTGGAGGTCCACATCCCGTCGGGCCACTCGAATCGGAGACCCCGCCACAGGACCCGGTCGTCGTCGAGGACGAGGTCGGCGGCGTGGAAGCCGCAATAGGGGTCGCCGCAGCTGCTGCAGGAGAGGATCGCGATGCGCCCCTCCGGCAGGTCGTCGACGAGGGATGGTCCCTCGCCCAGCAGCGAGCGGAGGTACGCCGCTCGGTCGAAGACCGGGGCGCATTGCGCGCCCGGCGTGGTGACGACCGCGATGACCGCGTCGGCATCCACGCCGTCGAGCGTCATCGTCCGCGGGTGCGCGGGCTCGCGGCCCTCGTCGATCGAGTCGATGAAGTCGAGGCGGCTGAGGGTGGTCATGCGCTCATGGTGCCATCGGGGCGGCGCGCCCCGTCCGGCCCCGCCACGCAGCTCGTGCGCGCCGCGCCTCAGCCCCCGACGGCCCGCCGCACCAGCTCCGCCACGCGCTCCTCGTTCGCGGGATCCACCGCGGTCAGCGCGTACGACGTCGGCCACATGGTGCCCTCGTCGAGGCGCGCCGGATCCTGGAAGCCGAGCGTCGAGTACCGGGTGCCGAACTTCGAGCCCGGCTGGAAGAAGACGACGGGCTTGCCGTCGGCGTCGGCGTAGGCCGGGAAGCCGTACCAGGTCTTGGGGGAGAGGCCCGGCGCGTGCGCGAGCACCAGCCCGTGCAGCCACTCGGCGATCGCGCGCTCCTCGGGCGGCATCGCGGCGAACGCGTCGAGCACGCTCTGGAGCGCGGCGGCCTGCTTGTCGGCGGCCTTCTGCGCCTTCGCCTCCTCGCGCAGCTCCTTCGCGCGCTGCTTCATCGCCGCGCGCTCGTCCGCCGAGAATCCGCTGTCGGTCATGTCCGCTCCCTGCCTGGTGGTGTGACTGGAGCGTGGCAGGCGGCGGGCGAGCCGACAAGCGCCCGGCGGATCCGCACCCCGGTCGGACGGCGTACCGTCGTCCCATGAGCACCCACGAGCAGGACCAGCCCATCATGGACGGCGCCGGCGAGGCCACCGCGGACGAGAAGCGCGCCGGGCTCGCCGAGCAGGTCGCCTACGACCACCGCGACAGCGGATCCGACGCGATGGCCGCCGACCTCGAGCGCCGCATCGAGGACGCCGGGCTCGGCGACGGCCCGGCCGACCCCGCCGCCACGCAGGCGACCTCCACGGGCCGCGACGGCATCGATGGCGAGGCCGACGCCGAGGTCGACGGGCCCCACCCCGCCTGATCCGACCGACACGCCCGCGAGGAGCCGCCCGGAATGGCCGGGCGGCTCCTCGTCGTTGGGGCAGGGGATGACCGAGAACCGAGAGACCCCCGCCCGCACGTCCGCCGCTCCCGCATCGCCCCGATCCGACGGCACCGGCCGCACGGCCCTCGTCGTCGGCGCCACCGGCATCAGCGGATCCGCCCTGGTCGACCAGCTCACCGCCGAGGGCTGGGACGTCCTCGCCCTCAGCCGCCGCGCCGGCGCCGACCGCCCGGGCGTCCGCTGGATCAGCGCCGACCTCCGCTCCGCCGACGACCTCCGCCGCGTCCTCGCGCCCGAGCAGCCGACCCACGTGTTCTTCACGGCGTGGTCGCGCCAGGCCACCGAGCAGGAGAACATCGACGTCAACGGCGGCATGGTGCGCGACCTCCTCGCCGCCCTCGACGGCGCGCCCGTCGAGCACACGGCGCTCGTCACCGGCCTCAAGCACTACCTCGGCCCGTTCGAGGCGTACGGCCAGGGCACGATGCCCGACACCCCCTTCCACGAGGAGGAGGAGCGCCTCGACGCCCCGAACTTCTACTACGCGCAGGAGGACGAGCTCTTCGCCGCCGCCTCGCGCCAGGGCTTCGCGTGGTCGGTGCACCGCTCGCACACCGTCATCGGCCACGCGGTCGGCAACCAGATGAACATGGGCCTGACCCTCGCGGTCTACGGATCCCTCTGCCGCGACCTCGGCCTGCCCTTCGTCTTCCCGGGCAGCGAGACGCAGTGGAACGGCCTCACCGACGTGACCGACGCGACCGTGCTCGCCGACCAGATGATCTGGGCCGCCACCCACGAGGCCGGCCGCGACGAGGCGTTCAACGTCGTCAACGGCGACGTCTTCCGCTGGCGCTGGATGTGGCCGCGCCTCGCCGCGTACTTCGGCGTCGAGCCCGTCGGCTTCGAGGACGCGCCGCGGCCGCTGGAGCAGCAGATGGCGGGCTACGAGGACGAGTGGGCGCGCATCGCCCGCGAGGCGGGTCTCGCGGAGTCCGACCTGGGCCGCATCGCCTCCTGGTGGCACACCGACGCCGACCTCGGCCGCGACATCGAGGTCGTCACCGACATCAGCAAGAGCCGGCTCGCCGGGTTCCAGACCCACCACCGCACGCTCGACAGCTTCCTCGGGCTGTTCGAGCGGTATCGCGCGGAGGGGCTCATCCCGCGCTGATCGGCGTGCCCGGTCCGGTCGGGGTCGGCCGGGCCGGCGCCCGCCCGTAGGCGAGGCGTCGGATCGCCCGCTCGGCCGGACCGGCGAGCCCGCGCCGCTCCATCGCGACGGCCACCGCGACCGTGACGAGCCACACCCCGATCGCCACGAGGGCGATCCGCGCCGTCCCCGCGCCCACCCCGAGGCCGAGCGACCACGGTTCGAGCAGGATGGCGAAGAGCGCCGACTGCAGCAGGTAGCAGGTCATCGACCGGCGGCCCACGGCGACGAGCGCGCGGAGGACCGGCCCGGGTGCCGGATCCCCACGGCGGGCCCGCCCCGCGACCGCCCAGCCGACGACGCCCAGCAGCCCGAGGGCGCCGGCGACGCCGGTGGCGCCGTGCAGCACGCCGAGCAGGTACAGGGCCACGGGGTCCGCGTCGAACGCGCCGACCGTCGCGAGCACGAGCGGCAGCGCGCCGAGCACGCTGACGGGCATGCCGACGAGCGCGAGCCGACGGAGGAGGGGCAGGTGCGCCACCGGATCCTCGAGCACCCGACGGCGGCCGAGGAGGATCCCGATCGCGGCGAGCGGCACGAGCGCGCCGACCGAGACGGGCGTCGAGACGAGGATCGCCGCCAGCGCGATCGCGCGGCCCGCGAGGTCGCCGAGGAACGTGCCGCCGCCGCCGAGCAGCGAGCCGGCCCCCGCGTCGACCGCGAGCCCGTCCGCCCCGGCGACGATGAGGAAGACGATCGCCGGCGCCCACACGAGCACGCGGAAGACGCGGTCGCTGGCCCGGTACAGGGCCGCGAGCGCGAGCCCGAGGATCCCGTAGCTCAACAGGATGTCGCCCTCGAACAGCAGCACCACGTGCAGGGCACCGAAGACCATGAGCCACGCGCTCCGGCGGAGGAGCAGCCGACGGGCGCGGGGTCCGTCGACGCCCGCGGCCGCCTGGCGCCGCAGGATCACCGCGAAGCCGTACGCGAACAGCATCGTGAACAGCGGGAACGCGCGGTTGTCGACGAGCGTGCCCACGAGCGCATCGGCGACGTGGTCGAGCGCGGAGCCGTCCGTCGGGCGGGCGAGAGGGCCCATCGGCCGGTCGGCGATGAAGTAGACGGAGTTGGCGAGAGCGATGCCGAGCAGCGCGATCCCGCGGAGCAGGTCGGGCGCGAGGCTGCGCTCCGCCACGGGCGTCGGGCCGGCATGGGCGACGGGCGCGGGGGATCCGGGGAGCGAGGTCACGGGTCCAGCCTGCCCGGTGCGGACACGCGGCGCCTCCAACGGGCGGGGGACCGCGCGTGGCGGCATCCACCGATCGGCCGATGCCGCGGATCGACCGCTCGGCCGTTCCGCTCGGACCCGGCGCGCGCGAGGCTGGACCCA
It encodes the following:
- a CDS encoding alpha/beta hydrolase, encoding MSAILDRTPHLFQAGAVDGPVILGLHGTGADERQGVELARLVAPGQPVLAPRGSVREGSAARWFRRHAEGVFDVDDVVARAAELVELVAAARVAHDLGDRPILAVGFSNGANMALATTLLHPAALPTTIAFSARWPLGDRAPAADLAGTRITLLNGDADAMAPLVDVERTVREAAARGSDVVSHVRPGGHGLDARDLEAARGRASAG
- a CDS encoding ring-cleaving dioxygenase, with protein sequence MTASTQGLHHVTAIGGDPQRNVDFYVRAMGLRLVKRTVNFDSPGSYHLYYGDTEGRPGSLLTFFPWQGVPAGRVGAGQSTTTAFSVPAGSLGWWTEHLRGLGVAASVTNTGSAEERLSLRDPDGLQIDLVASSVVDPRDPWDSADVPAEHAIRGQHSSVLTVRDPAGTASVLTDDLGLRLVDERDGRFRFAAGAGGPGAIVDVVAEPSAQQGLTAGGTVHHVAFRVPDRARQQAWRDELVDRGHQVTQILDRQYFTSIYFREPGGVLFEIATDTPGFDIDEPLLELGRSLRLPPWLEPSRTDIEAAVPPLRLPDEEAAPAAPASTDAGSVA
- a CDS encoding DUF418 domain-containing protein produces the protein MTSLPGSPAPVAHAGPTPVAERSLAPDLLRGIALLGIALANSVYFIADRPMGPLARPTDGSALDHVADALVGTLVDNRAFPLFTMLFAYGFAVILRRQAAAGVDGPRARRLLLRRSAWLMVFGALHVVLLFEGDILLSYGILGLALAALYRASDRVFRVLVWAPAIVFLIVAGADGLAVDAGAGSLLGGGGTFLGDLAGRAIALAAILVSTPVSVGALVPLAAIGILLGRRRVLEDPVAHLPLLRRLALVGMPVSVLGALPLVLATVGAFDADPVALYLLGVLHGATGVAGALGLLGVVGWAVAGRARRGDPAPGPVLRALVAVGRRSMTCYLLQSALFAILLEPWSLGLGVGAGTARIALVAIGVWLVTVAVAVAMERRGLAGPAERAIRRLAYGRAPARPTPTGPGTPISAG
- a CDS encoding SDR family oxidoreductase, whose translation is MTENRETPARTSAAPASPRSDGTGRTALVVGATGISGSALVDQLTAEGWDVLALSRRAGADRPGVRWISADLRSADDLRRVLAPEQPTHVFFTAWSRQATEQENIDVNGGMVRDLLAALDGAPVEHTALVTGLKHYLGPFEAYGQGTMPDTPFHEEEERLDAPNFYYAQEDELFAAASRQGFAWSVHRSHTVIGHAVGNQMNMGLTLAVYGSLCRDLGLPFVFPGSETQWNGLTDVTDATVLADQMIWAATHEAGRDEAFNVVNGDVFRWRWMWPRLAAYFGVEPVGFEDAPRPLEQQMAGYEDEWARIAREAGLAESDLGRIASWWHTDADLGRDIEVVTDISKSRLAGFQTHHRTLDSFLGLFERYRAEGLIPR
- a CDS encoding iron chaperone, yielding MTDSGFSADERAAMKQRAKELREEAKAQKAADKQAAALQSVLDAFAAMPPEERAIAEWLHGLVLAHAPGLSPKTWYGFPAYADADGKPVVFFQPGSKFGTRYSTLGFQDPARLDEGTMWPTSYALTAVDPANEERVAELVRRAVGG